ACGGCGAGGCCCTCCGCAGCGACTGCGGGCGGCGCGAGCCCGGCGAGTTCGAGCCCGCGCACGGCAAGGGGGCGGCGGCCCGCGCGACCCTCTATTTCCTGCTGAGGTATCCCGGCGTGGTGCGGCAGTACGCGGAACGGCACCTCCAGACCCTGCTCGCGTGGCACGCCGCCGACCCGCCCGGCGACTGGGAACGGCACCGCAACGCGGCGATCTGGGAGAAACAGGGAAACCGCAACCCGCTAATCGACCGGCCGGAATGGGCGGCAGAGGTGGCCTTCGGTGAGGGACTGGGGCGCTGAGCGGGGGCAGACCCGTTACCCTACCCCCATGACCCGCCCCCCCACCTCCAGCCGCACCGACAAGGGCACGCGCGGCTTCGACCTCGACCTGCACGTCGCCTTTGCTCAGGCCCTCCCGCGCGAGCAGGCGCTCGCGGTCCTCGCCGCTGCCGAGGGCTTCACGGTGGACCTCTACGCCCGGCACGACGAGCCTGGCGCTCCGGTGCCGTCGGCCCGCCTGACCGGTCCCCTGCGCGACCCCGACGCCTTGCGGGCAGTGCTCGCCGCCTGGCTGCACGGCGAGGCCCGCACCGTGGAGGTCGGCCTGCACGGCTACCTGCGCTCGTCCACCGGGCAGACCGAGTGGGTGCCGTGGCGACGCAACGTGGTGCTGCCCCGCACCGAGGTGGCGCGGGTGCTGTTCGAGGAAGGTGTGAAATACGTGCTGGAGTGAGGGCGCCCGGCCGCCGTCAGGCGCTCAGCGGCAGCACCAGCGCCCGCGCCTTGATGGCGCCATCCGCTTCCCGGTGCAGCACGAAGACATTCAGGCGCACGTCGGGCCGCAGCAGGTAAGGCAGCAGGGTGGTGTCCAGCGTCCACAGCGCCCGCACGCCGTGGGCCTCAGCCTCGCCCGGCGGCAGGCCGCGCAGGACCAGCACCGCCCGATCTCCGCCCTTGCTGCGCCACAGGTCGGCGCTTCCCAAACGGTCGATGCCGTGGTGGTCGCGGTATTCGAAAGGGTGGGCCTGCCGGACAAGCTGCATCGTGGAATCACGCTCCAGGGAAAAGGGGAGAGAAGTTGCCCGCCGCGTGGGGGCACGCGGTCGGGGGCGGATGGCCACCTACGGCCACAACGCTGGGGTACCCCCCCAGGGTACTGGCGGGGATGGGAGCGGGCGAGTGGCCTTTGTCCCGTGGTCTGTCCGGGGCGCAGTCTGGCTCACGGTCCGGTGGGAGGGGGCGACGGCAGAATGGCGCGGTGACCCCACCCCATTCCGCGACGGGCGGCGTGCCGGAGATGCTGCGCGAGTACCAGGGCTACGTCCTGGCCCACCGCCTGCGCCGGGCGGTCGGGGGGCGGGTGGCCCCGGCGGGGGAGGTGCTCACGCTGGCGGGCTACGCGGCGCGGCGGATCGAGCGGCAGGACCTCGCCCGGCGGCTGGTGCGCGGCGAACTGCCCCCGGGGGGGATGGGCAAACTCGACGCCCTCTCGGGCGAGTTGATGTTCGGCTTCTGGCTCAACCCGGCGGAGGTGGCCGCCTTTCTGCGGGCGGCGCTGCGGCAGGGCGGGCACCCGGCGCTGGGCGACGCGCACGCCTTCGCGGGCCTGCTCAGCCCGGAGGAACGCGAGCGGCTGGGTGAGACGGGCGTGCGGCTGGTCTGTGCCCACCACCTGAGCTGCCTGACCCTGGCCGCGCCCATGCTGGACCCCGACGCGCTCGCGGGCGTCTGGGCGCGGGTGGAGGCGACCACGCCGCCCCTCTTCGTGGACGAACTTGCCCGGTCAGGGCAGGCGGGATGACGCGGAGGACAGGGTGACGGGACTGGGCGACCTGTTGCGGGCGCTGCTGCCCCGCCCCTGCCCCGGCTGCGAGGCGCAACTGGGCCGCGAGCGCGGGCTGTGCCCGGCCTGCCGCGCCGCGCTCAGGCCGCGTGTGGAGACGCATTCACCACTCTCGCCCCGGCCCATGCCCCACCTCGTCACGCTGGGACCGTACCGGGGCGTGACCCGCCGGGCGGCGCGGGCGCTGAAGTTCGGCGGGGCGCGGGACCTTGCGGGGGCACTGGGAGAGAGGTTGGCGGCGGGCGTGCCGCCGGAATGGGGGGTGCGGGCGGTTGTGCCCGTTCCGCTGCACGCCTCCCGTGAGCGCGAACGCGGCTTCAATCAGGCCGAGTTGCTGGGGCAGGCGATTGCCGCCGAACTGGGCGTCCCCTGCGTGCCCGCCCTGCGCCGCACCCGCGCCACGGCTCAGCAGGCCCGGCTGCACGCGGCCGAGCGCGGGGCCAACCTGGCCGGAGCGTTTCAGGCGGATGGGCGGCGGCTCCCCGCTGGCCCGGTCCTGCTGCTCGACGACGTGCTCACCACCGGGTCCACCCTGATCGCCTGCCGCGACGCCCTGCACGCGGCGGGCGCGGGGCCGGTCTATTTCGCGGTCGTCGCCCGCTGAGGAGGGGCTCAAGGCCCGGCTCACCCGCCTCCGGCCCCCAGCCCTCACGCTGGGGCATGACCCGCAACACTGATCCGCAGGACCACCACAACTCCAACGACGGCAAGGGCCAGGGCAAGCGCAATCCCGGCGGCAACAAGCCCAGCGCCGACGACAAGAACGGCGACGGCCGCCGCAACGGCAGCGAGAGCGGCGGCGGCAAGACGAACAAGAAGGATTCCTGACGATTCCCGGGGGCGCGGCGCTCACCTTGGCCCGCTAGGCTGACGTCATGAAGCGTGCCCTGCTCCTTTCCCTGGCTGCCAGCCTCCCCGCGACGGCGGCAGCGCAGACCCTGGTGGTCCTCGACGACAAGCGCCTGCCCTTTACCCTACAACTTCCCAAGGACTGGTACGGCTTCCAGGCCGGGGACGGCGCCCAGGGCGTCAGCATCGTGTCGGCGCAGAAGCCGCCCGCCACGCAGATGCGCTTCCTGTTCCTGAACAAGGGGAGCAAGGTCCCCGACATCGGCACCGAGTTCCGCAACTTCGAGGCGGGTGTCAAGGGGGCGGGCGGAAGTCTGCGCCTGATCGGCGGCAAGAACAGCACCTACGGCGGCGTGCGCGGCTCTGAACGCGTCTATTCCCTCAAGCACAGCGGCGGCGAGTTGCGAATCCGGGTGTGGTTCGGCAATGGGGCCAAGAACCTCTATTCCTTCCAGGTCACGGACAGCGCCGCCCGCT
The DNA window shown above is from Deinococcus sp. HSC-46F16 and carries:
- a CDS encoding ComF family protein is translated as MGDLLRALLPRPCPGCEAQLGRERGLCPACRAALRPRVETHSPLSPRPMPHLVTLGPYRGVTRRAARALKFGGARDLAGALGERLAAGVPPEWGVRAVVPVPLHASRERERGFNQAELLGQAIAAELGVPCVPALRRTRATAQQARLHAAERGANLAGAFQADGRRLPAGPVLLLDDVLTTGSTLIACRDALHAAGAGPVYFAVVAR